In Porphyrobacter sp. LM 6, one DNA window encodes the following:
- a CDS encoding Flp family type IVb pilin produces MKNLIKTFLNDEAGASAAEYALILAIIGTGVAVGAVTLGDAIGNALSRAGSEIDTLDYSGA; encoded by the coding sequence ATGAAGAACCTCATCAAGACCTTCCTCAACGACGAAGCCGGCGCTTCGGCTGCTGAATACGCTCTGATCCTCGCCATCATCGGCACCGGCGTTGCCGTCGGCGCCGTGACCCTCGGCGACGCGATCGGCAATGCTCTGAGCCGCGCCGGCTCTGAAATCGACACCCTCGACTACTCGGGTGCGTAA
- a CDS encoding J domain-containing protein, with product MLRALILIAALCIFCRWALGKWPWDYLRPEPTRSQALFRARKLLGVEAGASRDEVIAAHRRLTALVHPDRGGTTAAMQEANAARDLLLAELPGASVEGDGNSAP from the coding sequence ATGTTGCGCGCGCTCATCCTGATCGCCGCGCTTTGCATCTTCTGCCGCTGGGCTCTGGGCAAATGGCCGTGGGACTATCTGCGCCCCGAACCGACCCGCAGTCAGGCGTTGTTCCGGGCGCGCAAGCTGCTGGGTGTGGAGGCGGGCGCGAGCCGTGACGAGGTTATCGCGGCGCACCGCCGGTTGACCGCGCTGGTCCATCCTGACCGCGGCGGCACCACGGCGGCGATGCAGGAGGCCAATGCCGCGCGCGATCTGCTGCTTGCGGAACTGCCGGGTGCATCGGTGGAAGGTGACGGAAATTCCGCACCTTAA
- the pgmG gene encoding phosphoglucomutase/phosphomannomutase PgmG, whose product MRHEFHSTVLREYDIRGIIGETLGADDARAIGRAFGTLLREAGGRTVAVGYDGRVSSPMLEHALVEGLTASGCDVVRIGLGPTPMLYYAEASAEEVDGGIQITGSHNPPNYNGFKMVFRGRPFFGADIQKLGQVAADGAFASGAGAVSTRDILGEYVERLLEGLAGIDAQALEGLRVGWDAGNGAAGPALEALAARLPGEHHLLFTEVDGHFPNHHPDPTVEANLADLRALVAAKNLDFGVAFDGDGDRIGAIDGMGRVIWGDQLLMIYAEDVLKKHPNATIIADVKASRALFDRVAELGGQPLMWKTGHSLIKSKMKETGAPLAGEMSGHVFFADEYYGFDDALYAGVRLIAAAARLGKSVTDLRGAIPPMLNTPELRFQVDESRKFAAMAEITARLTANPDPEVESVNATDGVRVNTADGWWLLRASNTQDVLVARAESDTQEGLDRLLAQIDAQLAASGLERGESVGH is encoded by the coding sequence ATGCGACACGAATTTCACTCCACCGTGCTGCGCGAATATGACATTCGCGGGATCATCGGCGAAACGCTCGGGGCGGATGATGCGCGGGCGATCGGCCGGGCGTTTGGCACGCTGCTGCGCGAGGCTGGGGGCAGAACAGTCGCGGTGGGTTATGACGGGCGGGTCAGCTCGCCGATGCTCGAACACGCGCTGGTCGAAGGCTTGACCGCGAGCGGTTGCGATGTGGTGCGGATCGGTTTGGGGCCGACCCCGATGCTCTATTATGCCGAAGCGTCAGCCGAAGAGGTGGATGGCGGCATTCAGATAACTGGCAGCCACAATCCCCCCAATTATAACGGCTTCAAGATGGTATTTCGGGGCCGTCCGTTCTTCGGGGCTGATATCCAGAAGCTCGGGCAAGTGGCCGCCGACGGTGCCTTCGCCAGCGGCGCGGGCGCTGTCAGCACGCGCGACATCCTGGGCGAGTATGTCGAGCGCCTGCTCGAAGGACTGGCCGGGATCGATGCCCAGGCGCTCGAAGGACTGCGCGTTGGCTGGGATGCCGGGAATGGCGCTGCGGGCCCGGCGCTCGAGGCGCTGGCCGCGCGGCTGCCGGGGGAACATCATCTGCTGTTTACCGAAGTCGATGGACATTTTCCCAACCACCACCCTGATCCGACTGTGGAGGCGAACCTTGCCGATTTGCGCGCGCTGGTCGCGGCAAAGAACCTCGATTTCGGAGTGGCTTTTGACGGTGATGGCGACCGGATCGGCGCGATCGACGGCATGGGACGCGTGATCTGGGGAGATCAGCTGCTGATGATCTATGCCGAAGACGTGCTCAAAAAGCACCCGAATGCGACGATTATCGCCGATGTGAAGGCCAGCCGCGCGCTGTTTGACCGGGTCGCGGAGCTCGGCGGCCAGCCGCTGATGTGGAAGACCGGCCATTCGCTGATCAAGTCCAAAATGAAGGAAACTGGTGCGCCGCTCGCAGGCGAGATGAGCGGCCACGTGTTCTTCGCCGACGAGTACTACGGTTTTGACGATGCGCTTTACGCAGGCGTGCGGCTGATCGCGGCGGCGGCGCGGCTAGGCAAATCGGTAACCGACCTGCGGGGCGCGATCCCGCCGATGCTCAACACCCCCGAACTGCGGTTTCAGGTCGACGAGAGCCGCAAGTTCGCGGCGATGGCCGAGATTACCGCGCGGCTCACTGCCAATCCCGACCCCGAGGTCGAAAGCGTCAACGCCACTGATGGCGTTCGGGTCAACACCGCAGACGGCTGGTGGCTGCTGCGCGCATCGAACACGCAGGATGTGCTCGTCGCCCGCGCGGAGAGCGATACGCAGGAAGGGCTTGACCGCCTGCTCGCGCAGATCGACGCGCAGCTTGCGGCATCGGGCCTCGAACGCGGCGAGAGTGTCGGGCACTGA
- a CDS encoding phosphatase PAP2 family protein, with protein MNTVTLFNVRPTFDWLFLALVAIVVAVCGAILSVYGVPFDGPASYVVNAVLYLISWFLLELPSYGMALRTSRPESPLAFTGTYLKQRWPIYRDALPLVISLIVFMPMFSKMKAGVSLFTQYTWDATLIAWDRAIFGTDAWLVLQPIFGIPIVTSALSVAYHTWVLLIYAGSIFFAAYWRSLRQRFFLSFLAIWTIGGIAMAVGFASVGPAFAEPLLGNPTFAPQMAYLREANEHWPVMVLDVQETLLAWHRSEQFGLGRGITAMPSMHVALSMLFWLAMRHVSKAAGWFFGIFNAVIFVGSIHLAYHYAVDGIVSAILAVVFWFLSGLITDGRSGRREPAGKFQSVQA; from the coding sequence ATGAACACAGTCACCCTATTCAATGTCCGTCCAACATTTGACTGGCTCTTTTTAGCGCTTGTCGCAATTGTTGTCGCCGTATGTGGTGCCATTCTCTCGGTGTACGGTGTCCCGTTTGACGGGCCGGCTTCCTATGTCGTCAACGCGGTGCTTTATCTTATTTCTTGGTTTCTGCTCGAACTGCCCAGTTATGGAATGGCACTGAGAACGAGCCGCCCTGAGTCTCCGCTGGCGTTCACAGGCACATATTTAAAGCAACGTTGGCCGATTTATCGGGATGCCTTGCCGCTCGTTATTTCTCTCATAGTGTTCATGCCTATGTTTTCGAAGATGAAGGCGGGCGTTTCTCTTTTCACTCAATACACTTGGGATGCGACCCTCATCGCGTGGGATCGGGCGATTTTCGGGACAGATGCCTGGCTGGTGCTGCAGCCTATTTTTGGAATACCGATCGTCACATCCGCTCTTTCTGTTGCCTATCATACATGGGTTCTGCTGATCTATGCTGGCTCCATCTTCTTCGCCGCTTATTGGAGGAGCCTGCGTCAGCGATTTTTCCTCTCTTTCCTTGCTATCTGGACGATCGGCGGAATCGCAATGGCTGTCGGCTTTGCTTCAGTCGGCCCTGCATTCGCGGAACCGTTGCTGGGCAACCCAACCTTCGCGCCGCAGATGGCCTACCTTCGGGAAGCGAACGAGCATTGGCCGGTGATGGTTCTCGACGTTCAGGAAACCTTGCTTGCGTGGCACAGAAGCGAACAGTTCGGTCTCGGCAGGGGAATTACCGCGATGCCGTCGATGCACGTCGCCTTGTCGATGCTGTTCTGGTTGGCGATGCGTCACGTTTCAAAGGCGGCGGGATGGTTCTTCGGCATATTCAATGCTGTGATTTTTGTGGGCTCCATACACCTTGCCTACCATTACGCAGTCGATGGGATCGTCTCGGCGATCTTGGCGGTGGTTTTCTGGTTCCTGAGCGGCCTGATAACTGACGGGCGCTCTGGCCGCCGTGAACCTGCGGGCAAATTCCAGAGCGTCCAGGCTTGA
- a CDS encoding Hsp70 family protein, with protein sequence MLVGIDLGTTNSAVAIWRDGAPQLVPNALGKELTPSAVSIAKGGQTWVGEAALDRMATHPADTVTSFKRMMGTAATVTLAGTTLTPEDLSAMVLRSLADDVEAFTGERPTAAVITVPAYFNERQRRATRRAGEIAGLEVKRLINEPTAAALAFGLTDRGDREPFLVFDLGGGTFDVSIVEMFEGIVEVRASAGDNRLGGDDFDDILVKLVEPMLAGGDALAVMPTDRRRALMMLAAERTRRALSSAEAADFTVVVDDTPLTARVTTEAFEEAAAGLVKRLRDPVIRALRDCHIDVKTLSDIVLVGGATRMPVVRKALTRMFGRFPNATVHPDHAVALGAAIQAGLLSGGDGLEEIRITDVAPFTLGVDTATRDQHGRMHDGIFAPIIERNTPVPVSRMERFYTLADNQREIGLGIYQGEARDVKHNVKLGEISAPVPPRPAGEVMVEVRFTYDTSGLLEVDVTVPATGLTRNLVIVDEEDRRSKKDIEARRKLLEKLKVHPRDEAENVAMLARAERAYEGFTGHVREFIGRALTEFQGALEKQDPRIIADAREALGNLLDQLDANSPL encoded by the coding sequence ATGCTAGTCGGAATTGATCTGGGCACCACCAACAGCGCGGTCGCGATCTGGCGGGATGGTGCGCCGCAGCTTGTGCCCAATGCGCTGGGCAAGGAACTCACGCCCTCGGCGGTCTCGATCGCCAAGGGCGGGCAAACCTGGGTGGGCGAGGCCGCGCTCGACCGGATGGCGACCCATCCTGCCGACACCGTCACCAGCTTCAAGCGGATGATGGGCACCGCCGCCACGGTGACGCTGGCGGGCACCACTCTCACGCCCGAAGACTTGTCGGCGATGGTGCTGCGCAGCCTCGCTGATGATGTCGAGGCGTTCACGGGTGAGCGCCCGACTGCGGCGGTCATCACCGTTCCGGCCTATTTCAACGAACGCCAGCGCCGCGCCACCCGCCGTGCGGGCGAGATCGCGGGGCTTGAGGTCAAGCGTCTGATCAACGAGCCGACGGCGGCCGCGCTCGCTTTCGGGCTGACCGACCGGGGTGATCGCGAGCCGTTCCTCGTGTTCGATCTGGGCGGCGGCACCTTCGATGTGTCGATCGTCGAGATGTTCGAAGGCATTGTCGAAGTGCGCGCCTCGGCAGGCGACAACCGGCTGGGCGGCGATGATTTCGATGATATTCTGGTCAAGCTGGTCGAACCGATGCTGGCGGGCGGTGATGCGCTCGCCGTCATGCCCACCGACCGCCGCAGGGCGCTGATGATGCTTGCCGCCGAACGCACCCGCCGCGCGCTGAGCAGCGCCGAAGCGGCGGATTTTACCGTAGTCGTCGATGATACCCCGCTCACCGCGCGCGTCACCACCGAAGCTTTCGAGGAAGCGGCTGCGGGTCTCGTCAAACGCCTGCGCGATCCGGTGATCCGGGCGCTGCGCGATTGCCATATCGATGTGAAGACCCTGTCGGATATCGTGCTGGTCGGCGGGGCGACACGGATGCCGGTGGTGCGCAAGGCGTTGACCCGGATGTTCGGGCGCTTCCCCAATGCCACCGTCCACCCCGATCATGCGGTCGCGCTCGGAGCGGCGATCCAGGCGGGGCTGCTGTCGGGCGGGGACGGGCTCGAGGAAATCCGCATCACCGATGTCGCGCCCTTCACCCTCGGCGTCGATACTGCCACCCGCGATCAGCATGGGCGGATGCACGATGGCATCTTCGCCCCGATCATCGAGCGCAACACCCCTGTGCCGGTCAGCCGGATGGAGCGGTTCTACACCCTTGCCGATAACCAGCGCGAGATCGGCCTGGGCATCTATCAGGGCGAAGCGCGTGACGTGAAGCACAACGTCAAGCTGGGCGAGATCAGCGCTCCGGTGCCGCCGCGCCCGGCGGGCGAAGTGATGGTCGAGGTGCGCTTCACCTATGACACGAGCGGGTTGCTTGAGGTCGATGTAACGGTTCCGGCCACGGGCCTCACCCGCAATCTGGTGATCGTCGACGAGGAAGACCGGCGCAGCAAGAAGGATATCGAAGCGCGCCGCAAGCTGCTCGAAAAGCTGAAAGTGCACCCGCGCGACGAGGCCGAGAATGTCGCCATGCTGGCGCGGGCCGAGCGGGCCTATGAGGGCTTCACCGGTCATGTGCGCGAGTTCATCGGGCGGGCGCTGACCGAATTCCAGGGCGCGCTCGAAAAGCAGGATCCGCGCATCATCGCCGACGCGCGCGAGGCGCTGGGCAATCTGCTCGATCAGCTGGATGCCAACTCGCCGCTATGA
- a CDS encoding DUF2059 domain-containing protein, with amino-acid sequence MCGTKAMSQRGESMMQWRVLLVSCASLTLFAAPASLAAQDAPPPLVIGERLPAQSEQAEMDQAMAMLGAMFPVEPLTAEQESRLPQATRIITRMIPDGTMSEMMGGLFDKMLGPIMAATDAPATATVQKGIGVSPAMIGLSDEQTAEIAALLDPAYAERHSREMAVMPALMRDMMTVMEPTMRKAMSELYAIHFSQKELDDIETFFQTESGTAYARKSFSMSSDPRILSATMESLPQLMGTFADMEKKIAAASADLPPKRSFSELSGAEKAKIAKLSGYSIAEIEEMIAQGEGENAPEQ; translated from the coding sequence GTGTGCGGCACTAAGGCTATGAGCCAAAGAGGAGAATCGATGATGCAATGGCGCGTTCTGCTGGTGTCCTGCGCCAGCCTCACCCTGTTTGCAGCGCCCGCGAGCCTTGCCGCGCAAGATGCGCCGCCGCCGCTGGTGATCGGGGAACGGTTGCCAGCGCAATCCGAGCAGGCGGAAATGGATCAGGCCATGGCCATGCTTGGCGCGATGTTCCCTGTCGAACCGCTGACCGCCGAACAGGAATCCCGCCTGCCGCAGGCTACGCGCATCATCACCCGCATGATCCCCGACGGCACAATGAGCGAGATGATGGGCGGCTTGTTCGACAAGATGCTGGGCCCGATCATGGCCGCTACCGATGCACCGGCCACGGCTACCGTCCAGAAGGGCATCGGCGTGAGCCCGGCCATGATCGGTCTGTCGGACGAGCAGACCGCCGAAATCGCTGCCCTGTTAGACCCGGCCTATGCCGAGCGGCATAGCCGCGAGATGGCAGTCATGCCGGCGCTGATGCGTGACATGATGACGGTTATGGAGCCGACCATGCGCAAGGCCATGTCGGAGCTGTACGCCATCCACTTCTCGCAGAAGGAACTCGACGACATCGAGACCTTCTTCCAGACCGAATCCGGAACGGCTTACGCCCGCAAGAGCTTTTCCATGTCGAGCGATCCGCGCATTCTGAGCGCGACGATGGAATCCTTGCCGCAGTTGATGGGCACTTTTGCCGACATGGAAAAGAAGATCGCGGCGGCCAGCGCCGACCTGCCGCCCAAGCGCAGCTTTTCCGAGTTGTCGGGTGCGGAGAAGGCAAAGATCGCCAAACTGAGCGGCTACAGCATCGCCGAGATTGAAGAGATGATCGCTCAGGGCGAGGGCGAAAACGCGCCAGAGCAATAG
- the panC gene encoding pantoate--beta-alanine ligase translates to MQTVTTLEMLRTALASLRAGGARIALVPTMGALHEGHLTLVRRAQAEADHVVASIFVNPKQFGPNEDLDAYPRQLAADAAMLEAEGVALLWAPTVEAMYPQGFASNISVAGVSEGFCGAARPGHFDGVATVVCKLFNQVQPDLAFFGEKDFQQLAVIRTMARDLDLTRPYADNIIGVPTVREADGLAMSSRNRYLSPEQRAQAAALPRAMQAAIAAMEAGADVAATLAGLEAALVAGGFASIDYAALADARSLAPLAALTAAPARLLVAARIGGTRLIDNMAAGPALK, encoded by the coding sequence GTGCAAACGGTCACGACGCTCGAAATGTTGAGAACCGCGCTTGCGTCGCTGCGAGCCGGGGGCGCGCGGATCGCGCTGGTGCCAACCATGGGCGCGCTGCACGAAGGCCATCTGACGCTGGTGCGCCGCGCGCAGGCCGAGGCGGATCATGTGGTCGCCTCGATCTTCGTCAATCCGAAGCAGTTCGGCCCGAACGAGGATCTCGACGCCTATCCGCGCCAGCTCGCCGCCGATGCTGCGATGCTTGAGGCTGAGGGCGTCGCTCTCCTGTGGGCGCCGACGGTCGAGGCGATGTACCCGCAAGGGTTCGCCTCCAACATCAGCGTGGCGGGCGTGAGCGAAGGGTTCTGCGGCGCCGCCCGCCCCGGACATTTCGACGGCGTGGCGACGGTGGTGTGCAAGCTGTTCAATCAGGTGCAGCCCGACCTGGCATTCTTCGGCGAGAAGGACTTCCAGCAACTCGCGGTGATCCGCACCATGGCGCGCGATCTCGACCTGACCCGCCCTTACGCGGACAACATCATCGGCGTGCCAACCGTGCGCGAGGCGGATGGCCTGGCGATGTCGAGCCGCAACCGCTACCTCTCGCCCGAGCAGCGCGCTCAGGCTGCCGCTCTGCCGCGCGCGATGCAGGCGGCGATCGCCGCGATGGAAGCGGGCGCCGATGTCGCGGCCACTCTGGCAGGGCTGGAAGCGGCGCTGGTCGCGGGGGGCTTTGCCAGCATCGATTATGCCGCGCTTGCCGATGCGAGGAGCCTTGCGCCGCTCGCCGCCCTGACCGCTGCGCCCGCGCGCCTGCTGGTCGCCGCGCGGATCGGCGGGACACGGCTGATCGACAACATGGCGGCGGGGCCCGCGCTCAAGTAG
- a CDS encoding type II and III secretion system protein family protein, producing MKNLLAAALLASATLVASPAYAQSGAEIHAGDLEVAINKSQIVTADRPIDRAMIGNDKIADVLPVSDRSIYILGKEVGTTSLTLYDKMNRVIAVMDISVGPDAEALRTQFAEMFPDQSIDVRVTNGKLMLSGVVKDAGVASRAAQMASAFAGENVINMLAVGSPQQVMLEVRFAEVNRTVGEKLGVSGFAGSLDGDFRGVTGRGAAAVPDDVLGNRLQADSILDNFGVFSALFQLGDVNIEAFLNALEEQGLSKTLAEPTLVALSGEKASFLAGGEFPIPVVQGGNAAGGAGGGQAAITIQFKAFGVSLGFTPTVLGDKVINLIVEPEVSSLDPSSSVTINGLTVPGLQTRRASTTLELRDGESFVLAGLLRTEYQTNVQQLPILGSIPIIGSLFRSTQFQKGETELLIVVTPRLVKPIRPDQVQLPTDRVADPDAVETLLFGNDYKPQALPPAGQAPAKGDNGYEY from the coding sequence ATGAAGAACCTTCTCGCAGCAGCCTTGCTGGCCTCGGCCACGCTTGTCGCCTCGCCCGCCTATGCCCAATCGGGCGCGGAGATCCACGCAGGCGACCTCGAAGTGGCGATCAACAAGAGCCAGATCGTCACCGCCGATCGCCCGATCGATCGCGCGATGATCGGCAACGACAAGATCGCCGATGTGCTGCCGGTGTCGGACCGGTCAATCTACATCCTTGGCAAGGAAGTCGGCACCACCAGCCTGACCCTCTATGACAAGATGAACCGCGTGATCGCGGTGATGGACATCTCGGTCGGCCCCGACGCCGAAGCGCTCCGCACCCAGTTTGCCGAGATGTTCCCCGATCAGAGCATCGATGTGCGCGTCACCAATGGCAAGCTGATGCTCAGCGGCGTGGTGAAGGATGCAGGCGTTGCCAGCCGCGCTGCACAGATGGCCAGCGCTTTTGCCGGCGAAAATGTGATCAACATGCTCGCAGTCGGCAGCCCGCAGCAGGTCATGCTCGAGGTGCGCTTTGCGGAAGTGAACCGCACGGTCGGCGAAAAGCTGGGCGTCAGCGGTTTTGCCGGCTCGCTCGATGGTGACTTCCGCGGCGTGACCGGCCGGGGCGCTGCCGCGGTGCCTGACGATGTGCTGGGCAACCGGCTGCAGGCAGATTCGATCCTCGACAATTTCGGCGTGTTCAGCGCGCTGTTCCAGCTCGGCGATGTGAATATCGAAGCCTTCCTCAACGCACTTGAAGAGCAAGGCCTGTCAAAGACCCTTGCCGAACCGACCCTCGTGGCACTGTCGGGCGAGAAGGCATCTTTTCTTGCGGGCGGCGAATTTCCGATCCCGGTGGTCCAGGGTGGCAACGCCGCCGGTGGTGCTGGCGGCGGACAGGCCGCGATCACGATCCAGTTCAAAGCCTTCGGGGTCAGCCTCGGCTTCACCCCGACCGTGCTGGGCGACAAGGTCATCAATCTGATCGTCGAACCCGAAGTCAGCTCGCTCGATCCGTCATCGTCGGTCACGATCAACGGCCTGACCGTGCCCGGCCTGCAAACGCGCCGCGCCTCGACCACGCTCGAACTGCGCGACGGGGAAAGCTTCGTGCTCGCTGGCCTGCTTCGGACCGAATACCAGACGAACGTGCAGCAATTGCCGATCCTCGGCTCGATCCCGATCATTGGCTCGCTGTTCCGCTCGACCCAGTTCCAGAAAGGCGAAACCGAGCTGCTGATCGTGGTGACGCCGCGACTGGTCAAGCCGATCCGGCCCGACCAGGTCCAGCTGCCGACCGACCGCGTCGCCGATCCTGATGCCGTCGAAACGCTGCTGTTCGGGAACGATTACAAGCCGCAGGCGCTGCCGCCCGCGGGACAGGCACCGGCCAAGGGGGATAACGGCTATGAATACTGA
- a CDS encoding division plane positioning ATPase MipZ has protein sequence MPSAQSETASDQPPLVRKLRPGQAHRIVFANEKGGTGKSTTAVHIAVALSYLGARVASIDLDPRQRTMHRYIENRLGTLEKRGLTLPTPDCEVFRGENTGDLVAMIRRLEASCDFLVIDNPGRDDPFARIAVEHADTLVTPMNDSFVDFDLIGQVDAETFKVKKLSFFAELIWEARMKRSRMTIEQQRPEMDWIVVRNRTGHVEARNQARLHKALTEMAKRVGFRVTQGLSERVIYRELFPSGLTLLDKGHLGELGTSHLVARQELRALVKALGLPEFSPEQGQLELA, from the coding sequence ATGCCGTCCGCCCAGAGCGAAACCGCCTCCGATCAACCGCCTCTGGTTCGCAAGCTGCGCCCCGGACAGGCGCACCGGATTGTGTTCGCCAACGAGAAGGGCGGCACCGGCAAGTCGACCACGGCGGTCCATATCGCGGTGGCGCTGTCCTATCTCGGTGCGCGGGTCGCTTCGATCGATCTCGATCCGCGCCAGCGCACCATGCACCGCTACATCGAGAACCGGCTTGGCACGCTGGAAAAGCGCGGGCTGACGCTGCCGACTCCCGATTGCGAGGTGTTCCGCGGCGAGAATACCGGCGATCTGGTGGCGATGATCCGCCGGCTCGAAGCGAGCTGCGATTTCCTCGTGATCGACAATCCGGGCCGCGATGATCCTTTTGCGCGGATCGCAGTCGAGCACGCCGATACGCTGGTGACGCCGATGAACGACAGCTTCGTCGATTTCGACCTTATCGGCCAGGTCGATGCCGAGACTTTCAAGGTCAAGAAACTGTCGTTCTTTGCCGAACTGATCTGGGAAGCGCGGATGAAGCGCAGCCGGATGACGATCGAGCAGCAGCGCCCCGAGATGGACTGGATCGTGGTGCGCAACCGCACCGGCCACGTCGAGGCGCGCAACCAGGCGCGTCTGCACAAGGCGCTGACCGAAATGGCCAAGCGCGTCGGCTTTCGGGTCACGCAGGGGCTCAGCGAACGCGTGATCTACCGCGAGTTGTTCCCTTCGGGCCTGACCTTACTCGACAAGGGGCACCTGGGGGAGCTGGGGACCAGCCACCTCGTTGCGCGGCAGGAACTGCGGGCCTTGGTGAAGGCGCTGGGTCTACCCGAGTTTTCGCCTGAACAGGGCCAGCTGGAGCTCGCCTGA
- the cpaB gene encoding Flp pilus assembly protein CpaB, translated as MIAIGALIIAAFAVFLVNSYLSGVEKRAVTTAETQGLTRIVVATQPLDFGDPLTPENVRLQNFPANSVPQGAFRSIRQALADNRVALRPIVPGEPVLADKVSGASGRAVLAAKLPEGMRAVAIPVTEVTGVSGFVRPGDTVDVLLTRQIPGDGAEAYDLMSDIILERIKVLAIDQIANEGETAPQLGKTAVLEVDPLQSQQLALATKLGTLSLALRNVESQEAAKGRTVTNRDIGNSRLYIRERRNDRGSAPATSAAPAMAQNGGQTVRPVVTGPSMTIYRGIEGQAYPVGLLGRKQGS; from the coding sequence TTGATTGCCATAGGCGCATTAATCATCGCCGCGTTTGCGGTGTTTCTGGTGAACTCCTACCTCAGCGGCGTGGAAAAGCGCGCTGTGACCACAGCGGAAACGCAAGGCTTGACGCGCATTGTCGTCGCCACCCAGCCGCTCGATTTCGGCGACCCGCTTACGCCGGAAAATGTCAGGCTCCAGAATTTCCCTGCCAACTCGGTGCCGCAAGGCGCGTTCCGCTCGATCCGCCAGGCGCTGGCGGATAATCGCGTTGCGCTGCGCCCGATCGTGCCGGGCGAGCCCGTGCTCGCCGACAAGGTGAGCGGCGCCAGCGGACGGGCCGTGCTCGCCGCCAAACTTCCCGAAGGTATGCGCGCCGTCGCGATCCCGGTGACCGAAGTGACCGGAGTTTCCGGCTTCGTGCGCCCCGGCGATACGGTCGACGTGCTGCTCACCCGCCAGATTCCCGGCGATGGCGCCGAAGCTTACGACCTGATGTCGGATATCATCCTTGAACGGATCAAGGTCCTCGCAATCGACCAGATCGCCAACGAAGGCGAAACCGCCCCGCAGCTCGGCAAGACCGCGGTTCTCGAAGTCGATCCGCTGCAGTCGCAGCAGCTGGCGCTGGCGACCAAGCTCGGCACGCTCAGCCTGGCGCTGCGCAACGTGGAATCGCAGGAAGCTGCCAAGGGCCGCACGGTCACCAACCGCGACATCGGCAATTCGCGCCTCTACATCCGCGAACGCCGGAACGACCGCGGATCGGCGCCCGCTACTTCTGCCGCGCCGGCGATGGCGCAGAACGGCGGCCAGACCGTGCGCCCGGTGGTTACCGGGCCGAGCATGACGATTTATCGCGGGATTGAAGGCCAGGCCTATCCCGTCGGCCTTCTCGGAAGGAAGCAGGGATCATGA